The following coding sequences are from one Parabacteroides pacaensis window:
- a CDS encoding AraC family transcriptional regulator: METDINIKYLIANKQDKLWGMTVTTVGYQRIEPHSVYPPQNHPSEYLFSPYKGRTLEEYVLLYIVNGNGIFSSDTHKNVRLTTGSMLLLFPGEWHNYAPDPSSGWDEYWIGFQGNNVEALVQNGFFSKQKTVFNVGPSLEMVQLFRLAIRVAAKQKSGYQQTLAGIANLLLGMTHSLDKSQAFNQSQHIQLINKAKLIMFENSHTNITAEEVANRICMSYSNFRRNFKQYTGLSPHQYLQEIRIQKSKELLAATNLTCQEIAYKTGYESPIHFNTLFKKKTGLTPSKYREYYQRQESHSINRPISPEE, from the coding sequence ATGGAAACAGATATCAACATCAAATATTTAATAGCTAATAAGCAGGATAAGCTTTGGGGTATGACTGTGACCACGGTGGGTTATCAACGAATCGAACCTCACTCGGTTTATCCACCCCAAAACCACCCTTCCGAATATCTGTTCTCTCCCTATAAAGGGAGAACTTTGGAAGAATATGTTCTTTTATATATAGTAAACGGGAATGGTATATTTTCTTCAGACACACATAAGAACGTACGATTAACAACCGGTAGCATGCTTCTGCTTTTCCCCGGTGAATGGCATAACTATGCACCTGACCCTTCATCCGGATGGGATGAATATTGGATAGGCTTTCAGGGAAATAATGTAGAAGCGCTTGTGCAGAACGGATTCTTCAGCAAACAAAAGACAGTATTCAATGTCGGGCCTTCCTTAGAGATGGTACAACTTTTCCGGTTAGCCATTCGTGTGGCGGCAAAGCAGAAAAGCGGATACCAACAAACTCTGGCCGGGATAGCCAATCTGTTACTTGGTATGACCCACTCCTTAGATAAGTCCCAAGCTTTCAATCAGAGCCAGCATATACAACTTATCAATAAAGCGAAGCTCATTATGTTTGAAAATTCTCATACGAATATAACGGCTGAGGAGGTAGCAAACAGAATATGTATGAGCTATTCCAACTTCCGTCGAAACTTTAAGCAATACACCGGACTTTCTCCGCACCAATATCTGCAGGAAATACGTATACAAAAAAGCAAAGAACTGCTTGCAGCCACGAACCTTACTTGTCAGGAAATTGCTTATAAAACAGGCTATGAAAGCCCTATCCATTTCAACACTCTCTTTAAAAAGAAGACCGGACTGACACCCTCTAAATATAGAGAGTATTATCAAAGACAGGAATCTCATTCGATTAACCGGCCGATATCACCTGAAGAATAA
- a CDS encoding ClC family H(+)/Cl(-) exchange transporter: MDWKLSKLKHWRIWKLKLIDARLYFVSLIVGLLTGLVAVPYHYLLQLFFNLRRNFFDSHPHWYIHIPLFLALWGILIGIAWMVKKMPLITGGGIPQTRGVINGRVTYKHPFIELIAKFTGGVLALSAGLSLGREGPSVQIGSYVGALVSKWTHILKGEQKQLLSAGAGAGLAAAFAAPLSSSLLVIESIERFDAPKTAITTLLAGIVAGGIASMTFTTNPYHLINATAPVLSVASQIKLYLVFAVIVSIFGKIYSEIIVYFKNLYPAIKQPMYIKLLFLMIMAYGLSLTVVDLTGGGEQFLMMEAMGGSRDIAWVSTMMLLHFVFTIFSFASGLPGGSFIPTLVTGGLFGKVFALILIQKGIIGPENISYIMLISMAAVLIAIVRTPLTAIVLITEITGHFDVFYPSVVVGSLTYYFTELLQIKPFNVTLYEEMIEKPPFKDQQRATLTVEIMNGSYFDGKQTDELPLPEHCKFTNIHRDRKDFPPAGQTLLPGDQVTIELDSQDIEKLYEPLVSMANIY, encoded by the coding sequence ATGGATTGGAAGCTTTCGAAATTAAAGCACTGGAGAATCTGGAAACTGAAACTCATTGACGCACGACTTTATTTTGTGAGCCTTATCGTAGGACTGCTTACCGGCTTGGTAGCAGTCCCTTATCACTATTTATTACAGTTATTCTTTAACCTTAGGAGAAACTTTTTCGACTCTCATCCTCACTGGTATATCCATATTCCACTTTTCCTGGCCCTTTGGGGAATCCTTATTGGTATAGCTTGGATGGTAAAAAAGATGCCTCTTATTACAGGGGGCGGTATCCCTCAAACCAGAGGAGTAATCAACGGACGAGTCACCTATAAACATCCCTTCATTGAATTGATTGCCAAATTTACCGGCGGAGTATTAGCATTAAGCGCAGGTTTGTCGTTAGGACGGGAAGGCCCTTCCGTACAAATCGGATCGTATGTCGGGGCATTAGTTTCCAAATGGACTCATATTTTAAAAGGAGAGCAGAAACAGTTACTATCCGCAGGGGCAGGAGCCGGATTAGCAGCCGCATTTGCAGCCCCGTTATCTTCTTCTTTGTTGGTAATAGAATCGATTGAACGTTTCGATGCACCCAAAACGGCAATTACCACCCTACTGGCAGGAATCGTTGCAGGGGGAATCGCCAGCATGACTTTTACCACCAATCCTTACCACCTGATAAACGCAACGGCCCCGGTACTTTCCGTAGCTTCCCAAATAAAACTTTATCTGGTGTTTGCAGTAATCGTTTCTATCTTCGGAAAAATCTATTCCGAAATTATCGTTTATTTCAAGAACCTCTATCCCGCCATTAAACAACCGATGTATATTAAATTACTTTTTCTTATGATCATGGCGTATGGGTTGTCTCTCACGGTGGTAGACCTTACTGGCGGCGGCGAGCAATTCCTGATGATGGAGGCGATGGGTGGAAGCCGGGATATTGCCTGGGTAAGTACGATGATGTTGCTCCATTTTGTTTTTACGATCTTTTCTTTCGCTTCCGGACTGCCGGGGGGAAGTTTTATCCCTACCTTGGTGACGGGAGGATTGTTCGGAAAAGTATTTGCGTTGATTTTAATTCAAAAAGGAATCATAGGTCCGGAAAACATCAGTTACATCATGTTAATCAGTATGGCAGCCGTACTGATCGCCATAGTCCGTACTCCTCTTACTGCCATCGTGTTGATTACCGAGATTACCGGTCATTTCGATGTTTTTTACCCTTCCGTAGTAGTAGGAAGCCTTACCTATTATTTTACCGAACTGCTCCAGATAAAACCTTTCAACGTTACTTTATATGAAGAAATGATAGAGAAACCTCCTTTCAAAGACCAACAACGGGCAACCTTGACAGTAGAAATTATGAACGGTTCTTACTTTGACGGGAAACAGACGGACGAACTTCCCTTGCCTGAACATTGTAAATTTACCAATATCCATCGCGACCGGAAAGACTTCCCACCCGCAGGCCAGACGCTTTTACCCGGCGACCAGGTAACCATTGAACTGGATAGCCAGGACATAGAAAAACTGTACGAACCTCTGGTTAGTATGGCGAATATTTATTAA
- a CDS encoding HU family DNA-binding protein: MVKVRFGVYDAPKNSGKKNGVCARVISYGTKRDREIYEYISDCCSLTSSDIKGVLEALTEYIGMQISYGYNVELDGLGHFSAAVRTKQEINENGKEVFRVNIDKVNFRCSNRLKEMIKRESPQKVERYNQKKNTLEERKGKMLEYLQANPYMNVTQYARQNGCTPYRAGIDIKQFVEEGIIKAEGYKTHKVYRLL; encoded by the coding sequence ATGGTAAAAGTTAGATTCGGGGTGTATGATGCACCTAAAAACAGTGGAAAGAAAAACGGAGTTTGTGCACGGGTCATCAGTTACGGAACCAAACGGGACCGGGAAATTTATGAATACATCTCCGATTGCTGTTCCCTTACTTCTTCGGATATTAAAGGAGTATTGGAAGCATTAACCGAATACATCGGAATGCAAATTTCTTACGGATATAATGTAGAGTTGGACGGATTGGGACATTTTTCGGCAGCAGTCCGCACCAAACAAGAAATCAATGAAAACGGAAAAGAAGTGTTCAGGGTAAATATAGATAAAGTCAATTTCCGGTGTTCCAACAGGCTGAAAGAAATGATAAAAAGAGAAAGTCCACAAAAAGTAGAACGTTATAACCAGAAAAAAAACACATTGGAAGAAAGAAAAGGTAAAATGTTGGAATATTTACAGGCTAACCCTTATATGAATGTCACCCAATATGCCAGGCAAAACGGCTGTACCCCCTATCGTGCAGGCATCGATATTAAACAATTCGTAGAAGAAGGTATAATTAAAGCCGAAGGATATAAAACACATAAAGTATATAGGTTACTCTGA
- a CDS encoding RNA polymerase sigma factor: MSNTYTTDEQLIRAIGRDDYISYNKLFERYYGRLCQYVYGFLMNKDDAEDIVQDLFLSLWKNRGKIEIRENVSGYLYRMAKHLALNHLRSKAHVDRFTGIEDQISLAYEDTQVEAKEFRVALYSCINELPDRCKEIFLLHRMQGLKQKEISEKLDISVKTIKNQIWLSLQKLRRCLEIKGI; the protein is encoded by the coding sequence ATGTCTAATACTTATACCACGGATGAACAGCTCATTAGAGCTATTGGGAGAGATGATTATATCAGTTATAACAAACTGTTCGAACGCTATTACGGTCGGCTTTGTCAGTATGTATACGGTTTTCTTATGAACAAAGATGATGCAGAAGATATAGTGCAAGATCTTTTCCTTAGCTTATGGAAAAATCGAGGGAAAATAGAAATCAGAGAGAATGTAAGCGGATATTTATACCGGATGGCTAAGCACTTGGCGTTAAACCATCTCAGGTCGAAAGCGCATGTCGATCGTTTTACGGGAATTGAAGATCAAATCTCTCTGGCATACGAAGATACCCAGGTAGAAGCGAAAGAATTTCGCGTAGCACTTTATAGTTGTATCAATGAACTTCCCGACCGTTGTAAAGAAATATTCTTGCTTCATCGTATGCAAGGATTAAAGCAGAAAGAAATATCGGAAAAGTTAGATATATCGGTGAAGACAATCAAAAACCAAATCTGGCTGTCTCTTCAAAAATTAAGGCGATGTTTAGAAATAAAAGGAATATAA